In Lycium ferocissimum isolate CSIRO_LF1 chromosome 3, AGI_CSIRO_Lferr_CH_V1, whole genome shotgun sequence, the genomic window NNNNNNNNNNNNNNNNNNNNNNNNNNNNNNNNNNNNNNNNNNNNNNNNNNNNNNNNNNNNNNNNNNNNNNNNNNNNNNCAGAGTTATAGATCAAAAGATAGGTGCAAAGTATCCAGAGGTAGAAGACATGCCATGAGACTAGGAAAATGATTTTTCCGTAAAATTCACCAATTCATAGAACAAACAAtgacaaataaaaattaaaaaaaaagtggaattAAGAGATCCTCTTTAAattcctctccttttttttttcatagggCGAGTACACCATCTTTGAATTTGCTTGTAATTTGTCTAGACTTCTATGCATGAACAGGGGCATGTACCCTATGAAGACATTGTATGTATGAACAAATGAGAAcaagagaaaggaaaacaaaattAGAGAAGCATTTTCTTATGGTTAAACTAAAATCGAACCCCTAATTGATTTACCGACAACCAATAACAAATATCTTATTGGTTTGGTTAGTTTAGCATGTAGGAGATATATTCAGAACCATGTTGTACATGCAAAATTATAGATCAAAAGATGGGTAAAAAGTATCCAGAGGTATGCCATGAGACTTGGAAGTGATTTCTCTATAAAATTCACCAATTCATAGAACAAACTATGACAAAAAAATACAATCTTCACATGATTAATGaacaaaaaatgtaaaaatagaGAGGAGCTAGGCACAATATATACCAGTTTATCTTCCCTCGGACTTAACCAATTGAGAGAAAACTTTACTCATGGAAACTCCAGATAAATCATCAAGATTCGACGGTCCAAATTGCCCGGTTGAAGCAGTGGCATTGACATGACTGAAATCGTTCAGTTGAGGAGAGAGCACTCCAATGAGATTGCTACTGTTTTCATCAGGATCGACTTGAACAACCGCCTCTTGAAGTTGAAGTGCATATTCGAGGTTCCATAGCACATCGCCCATCGAAGGCCTGTCCACACCAAAATCAGCCAAGCACTTCTCTGCTGTCTCCCCGAACTTCCTGAGGGAATCCGGTCTTATTTGTCCAGCAAGTTTCGGATCTATGATTTGCTCGAGCTGTCCCTTCTTCTGCCACTTCATCGCCCATTCAGCTAGATTTACCATCTCCCTCGGAAGAGTCGGATCGATGACAGGCCTAGCACAAAGAACTTCAAATAAAACAACACCGAAAGAGTAAACATCGCTTTTTTCAGTCAATTGCTGCCTCCTGAAATACTCGGGATCTAGGTACCCAAAGCTCCCTTTCACCGCTGTGCTAACGTGTGTTTGATCGAGCTCGGGCCCCGCCTTAGAAAGTCCGAAATCAGCAACTTTCGCCATaagattctcatcaagcaatatgtTTGCAGATTTGACATCACGATGTATAACCGCTTTGGCATAGCTAGTATGAAGGTAGTGTAGACCTCTGGCTGACCCAATACATATCTCGAGCCTCTGTTTCCAGCTCATACTAGGCATATCCGAATTGTACAAATGCCCCTTGAGGGTCCCGTTTTCCATGTACTCGTACACAAGAATCATCTCGTTCTTTTCATCACAGTATCCGATTAACGAAACAAGATGACGATGGCGAAACTGAGAGAGCATCTCTATTTCAGTTTGGAACTCCCTAAGACCTTGTTGGGAACTGGTACTTCCCCTTTTCACAGCTATCTTCGTACCATCGCTTAAAACACCCTTAAATACCTTTCCGAAACCACCTATTCCAATGACCAAACTCTCATCGAAATTTTTGGTTGCTTCTTGCAAGGCTACAAAAGGTATGCGATAACTCATGTTAGATGTAGCACTTATGGTCGTCCCGTTTGAATATTTGCTTCCCATAGTGTGAGACATGCCACCAGTGGTAGAGAAAGGAACCCATGATTTTGACAGGCGAAGTTGTTCCTGCTTTCTCCTTCTGCGCATGCAAAACAAAACACCAACCATCAGCAAAGCGAGTGTGACACCTATGATCACACCCACAATTACACCGATATTCTTCTTTGAGCCCGAGCTTGAGGAAGTAGGTACAGAGGGCACATCCGCAAGGCTTCCTCGAGAATTATTCAACTTCAGCAGTTCCAGTCCATTTAGAAAGGCATCTGGATAAGCACTCTTTGAAGATGGGCCAATACTAATGCTAATTTTGTTGCTATTAGCCAGTGGGGTAACAAAATCCATGTAATACGCGTTGGCCAATCCGCTAACTTTAGAACTCAGATCGAAATCAGCAGCTACATTCGACGAATCAACATAGATATTAAACAACAGCTGGTTAGCAGCTGTAGTTACTATATCGCACAAGTGTAACCGAATGAAATACTGGAAACCTAACTCCACATTGAACCCCCAAGTCACATTAAAATTAGCACTAGCATCGTTACCAGAAGCATCCACATTCATCTTAGTGGCAGTACCATAAACTGTCTGAGGTGCAATATCCACTGTTGCTCCATCTGCAGGATACTTAACAGATCCGATCTTTGACACGGACTTAGCGAAATCCGGTTGTGTCAAAAAACTTTTATCAGGTACCCAATTTCGCCATAGTGTATCGTTTTCAAACGATACAGCTGGTCCACCCATGTTTACTCTAGCAACTGTTTCTATTGCCTGAGCATACATATTACTGAATACTCCCGGTGGATCGAAGGTCGGGGCCTCCTCGGTTATAAGGGAATCAGGTACGGACACGACTTCCAAGGCATTTATATAGGCAAATGAATAGCTCAAAGGAGAGAAAATGATAACAAGATCCTTTGTTGTTACATTCACAGAAAATTCTTTAATAGAAACATTCTTAGGACTAAAACTGCCAAGGAGAACATTTTGTTGAGTTTTAACTGAGAATCTTGATGagctcatatcatattctttgtAAACAAATGGATTAAAATAAAGGCGGATCCAATGCCTACCAGATTTGGTAATAGTGAATTTATAACTAGATTCTTTAGTAAATACTCTAGCTGTTTGATAAAGAGGTGAATCAACAGAATTTGTAATTGAGTTTTTTGAAGGTGTAATATCAGCTAATATA contains:
- the LOC132050374 gene encoding receptor-like protein kinase HERK 1; amino-acid sequence: MMDSWSFKMLSLYSFLFTLMLGFLCVSGFKPEDNYLINCGSSKDTNIGNRVFVSDKSSAKYLSTDQNILADITPSKNSITNSVDSPLYQTARVFTKESSYKFTITKSGRHWIRLYFNPFVYKEYDMSSSRFSVKTQQNVLLGSFSPKNVSIKEFSVNVTTKDLVIIFSPLSYSFAYINALEVVSVPDSLITEEAPTFDPPGVFSNMYAQAIETVARVNMGGPAVSFENDTLWRNWVPDKSFLTQPDFAKSVSKIGSVKYPADGATVDIAPQTVYGTATKMNVDASGNDASANFNVTWGFNVELGFQYFIRLHLCDIVTTAANQLLFNIYVDSSNVAADFDLSSKVSGLANAYYMDFVTPLANSNKISISIGPSSKSAYPDAFLNGLELLKLNNSRGSLADVPSVPTSSSSGSKKNIGVIVGVIIGVTLALLMVGVLFCMRRRRKQEQLRLSKSWVPFSTTGGMSHTMGSKYSNGTTISATSNMSYRIPFVALQEATKNFDESLVIGIGGFGKVFKGVLSDGTKIAVKRGSTSSQQGLREFQTEIEMLSQFRHRHLVSLIGYCDEKNEMILVYEYMENGTLKGHLYNSDMPSMSWKQRLEICIGSARGLHYLHTSYAKAVIHRDVKSANILLDENLMAKVADFGLSKAGPELDQTHVSTAVKGSFGYLDPEYFRRQQLTEKSDVYSFGVVLFEVLCARPVIDPTLPREMVNLAEWAMKWQKKGQLEQIIDPKLAGQIRPDSLRKFGETAEKCLADFGVDRPSMGDVLWNLEYALQLQEAVVQVDPDENSSNLIGVLSPQLNDFSHVNATASTGQFGPSNLDDLSGVSMSKVFSQLVKSEGR